One genomic region from Rattus norvegicus strain BN/NHsdMcwi chromosome 10, GRCr8, whole genome shotgun sequence encodes:
- the Myadml2 gene encoding myeloid-associated differentiation marker-like protein 2 translates to MGSTMEPPGGAYLHLGAVTSPVGTARMLQLAFGCTTFSLVAHRGGFGGVQGTFCMAAWGFCFAFSVLVVACEFTRLHSCLRLSWGNFTAAFAMLATLLCATAAVIYPLYFTRLECPPEPAGCMVRNFRLAASVFAGLLFLAYAAEVALTRARPGQVASYMATVSGLLKIVQAFVACIIFGALVHESRYGRYVATQWCVAVYSLCFMATVAVVVLSVMGHTGGLGCPFDRLVVVYTFLAVLLYLSAAVIWPVFCFDPKYGEPGRPSDCPRGSCPWDSQLVVAIFTYVNLLLYIVDLAYSQRIRFVPTL, encoded by the coding sequence ATGGGCAGCACCATGGAGCCCCCGGGGGGTGCATACCTGCACTTAGGCGCTGTGACCTCACCAGTGGGTACAGCCCGAATGCTGCAACTGGCCTTTGGCTGTACCACTTTCAGTTTGGTTGCTCACCGAGGTGGTTTTGGGGGCGTGCAGGGCACTTTCTGCATGGCTGCTTGGGGCTTCTGTTTTGCCTTCTCGGTCCTGGTGGTAGCCTGTGAGTTCACAAGGCTCCACAGCTGCCTGCGCCTTTCCTGGGGCAACTTCACAGCAGCCTTCGCCATGTTGGCGACCCTGCTGTGTGCCACAGCCGCTGTCATCTACCCTCTGTACTTCACCCGActggagtgcccacctgagcCTGCCGGATGTATGGTCCGAAACTTCCGCCTGGCAGCCAGCGTCTTCGCAGGACTCCTCTTTCTGGCCTATGCTGCTGAAGTTGCCCTGACTCGGGCCCGGCCAGGTCAGGTAGCCAGCTATATGGCTACAGTGTCCGGGCTGCTTAAGATCGTCCAGGCCTTTGTGGCTTGCATCATCTTTGGAGCACTTGTCCACGAGAGTCGCTACGGGCGCTACGTGGCCACGCAGTGGTGTGTGGCTGTCTACAGCCTGTGCTTCATGGCCACAGTGGCTGTGGTGGTCCTAAGTGTGATGGGACACACAGGGGGCCTGGGGTGCCCGTTTGACCGCCTAGTGGTAGTGTATACCTTCCTGGCTGTGCTCCTATACCTCAGTGCCGCAGTCATTTGGCCAGTCTTCTGTTTCGACCCCAAGTACGGGGAGCCAGGGCGGCCCTCGGACTGCCCCCGAGGCAGCTGCCCCTGGGACAGCCAGTTGGTGGTAGCTATTTTCACCTACGTCAACCTGCTCCTTTACATCGTAGACCTCGCTTACTCCCAGAGGATCCGCTTCGTGCCCACCCTGTAG